A stretch of the Prochlorococcus marinus str. MIT 0918 genome encodes the following:
- a CDS encoding nucleotide sugar dehydrogenase, giving the protein MECQIKNICCIGAGYVGGPTMAVIAQKCPHIQVNVVDINRERIRNWNEKDLERLPIYEPGLKKIIEECRGENLHFSNEVEKNIETADMIFISVNTPTKKKGIGAGQASDLKWIEASARKIAEYANGKTIVVEKSTLPVKTAEVIKNILEFSNVDQTKYKTQSKSFTVLSNPEFLSEGTAIKDLENPDRVLIGGDNEESIKALVNIYLNWVDETKILTTDLWSSELSKLTANAFLAQRISSINSISALCESTGADINDVATAIGADKRIGSHFLQSGPGFGGSCFKKDILNLIYICNHYGLNHVSSYWIQVLEINNWQKKRISNIVVNKLFGTISGKKIAVLGFAFKANTNDTRESAAIDICKDLIEEGANLNIYDPKVSLSQIENDLFTLKTNNQINYPIESTVTICKLIIEAIKDSDAIIVLTEWEEFKHLNWEEISSLMRKPSWLFDTRSICDLKKAKSYGINVWRVGMDNEKN; this is encoded by the coding sequence ATGGAATGTCAAATCAAAAACATATGTTGTATTGGAGCTGGCTATGTAGGAGGTCCTACTATGGCTGTCATTGCTCAAAAATGTCCTCATATTCAAGTAAATGTTGTCGACATTAATAGAGAAAGAATCCGAAACTGGAATGAAAAAGATTTAGAAAGACTTCCTATATATGAACCAGGACTAAAAAAAATAATCGAAGAGTGTAGAGGCGAAAATCTTCACTTTTCTAATGAAGTAGAGAAGAATATTGAAACAGCGGATATGATATTTATTTCTGTAAATACACCTACTAAGAAAAAAGGTATAGGAGCTGGTCAAGCAAGTGACCTAAAGTGGATAGAAGCATCTGCACGCAAAATTGCAGAATACGCTAATGGCAAAACAATAGTAGTTGAAAAAAGTACATTACCTGTGAAAACAGCTGAGGTTATTAAAAATATTCTCGAATTCTCAAATGTTGATCAGACTAAATATAAAACTCAATCAAAAAGCTTTACTGTTCTATCAAATCCTGAATTTTTATCCGAAGGAACAGCTATAAAAGATTTGGAAAACCCTGATAGAGTTTTAATTGGGGGAGATAATGAAGAGTCGATCAAGGCACTAGTCAATATTTATTTAAACTGGGTAGATGAAACAAAAATATTAACAACAGATTTATGGAGTTCTGAGCTTTCAAAATTAACTGCTAATGCATTTCTAGCTCAAAGGATAAGTTCTATAAACTCTATCTCTGCTTTATGTGAATCTACAGGTGCTGATATCAATGATGTAGCCACAGCTATAGGTGCTGATAAGAGAATAGGTAGTCATTTTTTACAGTCTGGACCTGGATTTGGAGGGAGTTGTTTTAAAAAAGATATTCTAAATTTGATTTATATATGTAACCATTATGGATTAAATCATGTTTCATCCTATTGGATACAAGTACTAGAAATAAATAATTGGCAAAAGAAACGAATCTCAAATATTGTTGTAAATAAATTGTTTGGAACTATTTCTGGTAAAAAAATAGCAGTCCTAGGATTTGCCTTTAAAGCAAATACAAATGACACAAGAGAGTCAGCTGCTATAGATATATGCAAAGACTTAATTGAAGAAGGTGCTAACTTAAATATTTATGATCCTAAAGTAAGTTTATCACAAATAGAAAATGATTTATTTACATTAAAAACAAATAATCAAATAAATTACCCTATAGAAAGCACAGTTACAATATGCAAATTAATTATAGAAGCAATAAAAGATTCAGATGCAATTATAGTTCTAACTGAATGGGAAGAGTTTAAACACTTAAACTGGGAAGAAATAAGTTCATTAATGAGAAAACCTTCTTGGCTTTTTGATACTAGGTCAATATGCGATCTAAAAAAAGCTAAATCATATGGGATAAATGTATGGAGAGTAGGAATGGATAATGAAAAGAATTAA